From one Triticum aestivum cultivar Chinese Spring chromosome 4B, IWGSC CS RefSeq v2.1, whole genome shotgun sequence genomic stretch:
- the LOC123092657 gene encoding uncharacterized protein, with product MSRPSRSDAHLSPVDEAVRVDEVRGYYDGAAPKRHSKPSRSDHSAVYTDALAGPGADGSHPELDKFQDLEAHSEKLVCEGGKAGEEFVETEYYKDLGCVGKQHHTTGTGFIKVDRPAGASFELSEDPDATERHASSKGNPATNEWISSADTVYQEESDKPNRSDS from the exons ATGTCGAGGCCGAGCAGGAGCGACGCGCACCTGTCCCCGGTGGACGAGGCGGTGAGGGTGGACGAGGTGCGGGGGTACTACGACGGCGCGGCGCCCAAGCGCCACTCCAAGCCTTCCCGCAGCGACCACTCCGCCGTGTACACCGACGCGCTCGCCGGCCCCGGCGCCGACGGCTCCCACCCCGAGCTCGACAAGTTCCAGGACCTCGAAGCCCACTCCGAG AAACTGGTGTGCGAGGGCGGGAAGGCGGGCGAGGAGTTCGTGGAGACGGAGTACTACAAGGACCTCGGCTGCGTCGGCAAGCAGCATCACACG ACTGGGACGGGCTTCATCAAGGTGGACAGGCCCGCCGGCGCCTCGTTCGAGCTCTCGGAAGACCCGGATGCGACGGAGCGCCATGCTTCCTCCAAGGGGAACCCCGCCACAAACGAGTGGATCTCGTCAGCGGACACG GTGTATCAGGAGGAGTCAGACAAGCCCAACAGAAGCGACAGCTGA
- the LOC123092656 gene encoding uncharacterized protein, with amino-acid sequence MHQIHRTVNRITTCSIKIGSTSQLVASQPPYLEPRREGRYTDTSRQHIAIRQQPQPKQTEAMGKEFGSMEEFWGFYLGQHSKPATRRWHFAGTLASLVCALLAAATGRAALLVACPVLGYGLAWYSHFFVEGNRPATFGHPVWSFLCDYRMFALILTGRIDAELARLRIHPPRPRIASD; translated from the coding sequence ATGCATCAGATTCACCGGACCGTCAATAGAATCACGACTTGTTCAATAAAAATAGGCAGCACAAGTCAGTTGGTCGCTAGCCAGCCTCCTTATCTTGAACCCCGCAGAGAAGGTAGGTACACGGACACATCTCGCCAACACATCGCAATTCGGCAGCAACCGCAGCCCAAGCAAACGGAGGCGATGGGGAAGGAGTTCGGGAGCATGGAGGAGTTCTGGGGGTTCTACCTGGGCCAGCACTCGAAGCCGGCCACGCGGCGCTGGCACTTCGCCGGCACGCTCGCCTCGCTGGTCTGCGCGCTGCTGGCGGCCGCCACCGGCCGCGCCGCGCTCCTGGTGGCCTGCCCCGTGCTCGGCTACGGCCTGGCCTGGTACAGCCACTTCTTCGTGGAGGGCAACCGGCCGGCCACCTTCGGCCACCCCGTCTGGTCCTTCCTCTGCGACTACCGCATGTTCGCCCTCATCCTCACCGGCCGCATCGACGCCGAGCTCGCTCGCCTCCGCATCCACCCGCCGCGCCCGCGCATCGCCTCCGACTGA
- the LOC123092655 gene encoding uncharacterized protein, which yields MSSGHDSSGTTLMDLITSDPSAAPAAGASSQQPSSGGGGSLGRPAPPPAPAPADRKSKRATLMQIQSDTISAAKAFNPVKALPQRNRKKKPVSYSQLARSIHELAATCDQKKSQRQLVNSVFPKLAVYNSVDPSVAPSLLMLHQQCEDRNVLRYVYYYLARILSDNGSQGLSAAGGIPTPNWDALADIDVAGGVTRADVVPRIVDQLSAESTSDDVEFHARRLAALKALTSSSTSSSEMLEKLSEIVFGILEKVADTKQKRKKGIFTKQGGDKESILRSNLQYASLSALRRLPLDPGNPAFLHRAVQGIEFSDPVAVRHALSIISEIAVRDPYSVAMALGKNAQPGGALQDILHLHDVLARVYLAKLCHSISRARVLDERPDIKSQYSSLLYQLLLDPSDRVCFEAILCVLGKVDNTESTEDRAGGWIRLTREILKLPEAPSVASKGLLSKASEKSSKARRPQPLIKLVMRRLESSFRSFSRPVLHAAARVVQEMGKSRAAAYSLGAYDEGANLQAYSDNVESLDSDENSQPEATRKAKPLSNGHGGMDTVAGLLASLMEVVRTTVACECVYVRAMVIKALIWMQNPHESLDELKSIIACELSDPAWPSSLLNDVLLTLHARFKATPDMAVTLLEIARIFATKVPGKIDADVLQLLWKTCLVGAGPDGKHTALEAVTIVLDLPPPQPGSMSVLTSVDMISASDPKSAMALQRLVQAAVWFLGENANYAASEYAWESATPPGTALMMLDADKMVAAASSRNPTLASALTRLQRCAFSGSWEIRIAAVQALTTIAIRSGEPYRLQIYEFLHALSLGGVQSNFSELQLSNGENQGASGTGLGSLISPMLKVLDEMYKAQDDLARDIRQHDNSKQEWSDDELKKLYETHERLLDFVCLFCFVPRIKYLPLGPTSAKLIEIYRNRHNISASVGLSDPAVATGISDLMYESKEVHKETSTMQSGIDPDLAMAWAAGLEDDAWANDAPGVDKVKDFLSGAGTDAPDVDDEEYMNSRPSVGYDDMWAKTILEEEDDGRSSGGSSPDSTGSVETSISSHFGGMNYPSLFSSKPPSYGASQQTIREEPPSYSTSVLQKRESFDNPMAGRGGRSSGSGSHEDVEKSSGNPQSGKALYDFTAGGDDELSLNSGEDVDIEYEVDGWYYVKKKRPGRDGKMAGLVPVLYVSS from the exons ATGTCTTCCGGGCATGACTCCTCCGGGACGACGCTGATGGATCTCATCACCTCGGATCCGTCGGCCGCCCCGGCCGCCGGGGCGTCGTCGCAGCAGccgtcctcgggcggcggcggctcgcttGGGAGgcctgccccgccgccggcgccggcaccAGCGGATCGCAAGTCGAAGAGGGCGACCCTGATGCAGATCCAGAGCGACACCATCTCAGCAGCCAAGGCGTTCAACCCCGTCAAGGCCCTCCCCCAGCGCAACAGGAAGAAGAAG CCCGTCTCGTACTCGCAGCTGGCGCGGAGCATCCACGAGCTTGCGGCGACGTGCGACCAG AAAAAATCCCAGAGGCAGCTCGTGAACAGTGTGTTCCCCAAGCTCGCGGTGTACAATTCTGTGGATCCTTCGGTGGCTCCATCTCTTCTCATG CTCCATCAGCAATGTGAGGACAGAAATGTTCTGCGCTATGTGTACTATTATCTTGCACGAATTCTGTCAGATAATGGCTCCCAGGGTTTAAGTGCTGCTGGTGGAATCCCCACACCAAATTGGGATGCTCTTGCGGACATTGATGTTGCTGGAGGAGTGACTCGGGCAGATGTTGTGCCCAGAATAGTTGATCAGCTTTCAGCAGAATCCACCAGCGACGATGTTGAGT TTCATGCGCGGAGACTTGCGGCTCTGAAGGCCCTAACCTCCTCTTCCACAAGCAGTTCCGAGATGTTGGAGAAGCTTAGTGAGATTGTGTTTGGCATTTTGGAAAAG GTCGCAGATACTAAACAGAAACGAAAGAAAGGGATATTTACCAAGCAAGGTGGCGATAAGGAG TCTATTTTACGAAGTAACTTGCAATATGCTTCTCTAAGTGCCCTGAGAAGACTTCCACTTGATCCTGGTAATCCAGCATTTCTGCACCGAGCTGTCCAAGG GATTGAATTTTCTGACCCAGTTGCAGTGAGGCATGCCTTGTCAATAATCTCAGAAATTGCTGTTAGAGATCCATACTCTGTTGCAATGGCGCTCG GCAAAAACGCACAACCTGGTG GCGCTCTTCAGGACATCCTTCATCTGCATGATGTTCTTGCAAGAGTTTACCTTGCAAAGTTGTGCCATTCAATATCTAGGGCACGTGTATTGGATG AGAGGCCTGACATAAAATCACAGTACAGTTCTCTCCTTTATCAACTCCTTTTGGATCCAAGTGACAGGGTCTGTTTTGAGGCAATACTCTGTGTTCTGGGAAAAGTTGACAACACAGAAAG CACTGAGGACAGAGCTGGCGGATGGATCCGGTTAACTAGAGAAATTCTCAAATTGCCCGAGGCCCCATCTGTAGCATCAAAAGGTCTTCTGTCAAAAGCTAGTGAAAAATCTTCTAAAGCAAGGCGTCCTCAACCCCTCATCAAACTTGTAATGAGAAG GCTGGAGAGCTCTTTCCGTAGCTTTTCTCGCCCTGTTCTTCATGCCGCTGCAAGAGTAGTCCAGGAAATGGGTAAAAGCAGAGCAGCTGCTTACTCTTTGGGTGCTTATGATGAGGGAGCCAATCTTCAAGCTTATTCAGATAATGTCGAATCTCTTGATTCTGATGAGAACTCACAACCTGAAG CCACCCGGAAAGCTAAGCCACTGTCGAATGGACATGGTGGAATGGACACAGTAGCAGGGTTATTGGCATCACTAATGGAAGTAGTGCGCACAACTGTAGCATGCGAGTGCGTATATGTTCGAGCAATGGTCATCAAAGCTTTGATATGGATGCAAAATCCACACGAGTCCCTCGATGAACTAAAATCTATAATTGCGTGTGAGCTGTCTGACCCAGCCTGGCCTTCTTCTCTACTGAATGATGTCCTGCTAACCCTACATGCTAGGTTCAAG GCAACCCCTGATATGGCTGTGACTCTGCTTGAGATTGCTAGAATTTTTGCTACTAAAGTTCCTGGAAAGATTGATGCTGATGTTCTACAACTGTTATGGAAG ACATGCCTTGTAGGAGCAGGACCAGATGGGAAACATACAGCATTGGAAGCTGTGACAATTGTCCTTGATCTGCCACCACCTCAGCCTGGTTCAATGTCTGTACTCACGTCTGTTGATATGATATCCGCCTCTGATCCAAAATCTGCAATGGCACTGCAAAGATTAGTCCAAGCTGCT GTTTGGTTTTTGGGAGAAAATGCAAACTATGCTGCATCTGAGTATGCATGGGAATCTGCGACGCCGCCTGGTACTGCTCTAATGATGCTTGATGCTGATAAAATGGTTGCTGCAGCTAGCTCCCGTAACCCTACACTTGCTAGCGCTCTGACGCGGCTCCAAAGGTGTGCATTTAGTGGCAGCTGGGAG ATCCGTATCGCTGCTGTCCAGGCCCTAACTACCATTGCAATAAGGTCTGGTGAACCTTATAGACTACAGATAtacgagtttcttcatgctttgaGTCTGGGGGGTGTGCAGTCAAACTTTTCGGAATTGCAGCTAAGTAATGGGGAAAACCAAGGTGCTAGTGGTACTGGTCTTGGATCTTTGATTAGCCCAATGCTCAAGGTCTTGGATGAGATGTATAAAGCTCAAGACGACCTTGCTAG GGACATCCGTCAGCATGATAATAGCAAACAAGAATGGAGTGATGATGAACTCAAGAAACTTTATGAAACCCATGAGAGGCTTCTTGATTTCGTTTGTTTATTCTGTTTCGTTCCAAGGATTAAATACTTGCCTTTAGGCCCTACCAG TGCCAAGCTAATTGAGATCTACCGCAATCGGCATAACATTAGTGCATCTGTCGGTCTAAGTGACCCTGCTGTTGCTACCGGAATATCTGACCTAATGTATGAGTCGAAAGAAGTACATAAGGAGACCAGTACTATGCAATCCGGAATTGACCCTGATCTAGCTATGGCCTGGGCAGCAGGTTTGGAAGATGATGCCTGGGCAAACGATGCCCCAGGTGTGGACAAA GTCAAGGATTTCCTTTCTGGTGCTGGAACTGATGCTCCTGATGTGGATGACGAGGAATACATGAATTCAAGGCCATCAGTCGGTTATGATGATATGTGGGCCAAGACAATTCTTGAAGAg GAAGATGATGGGAGGTCTTCTGGTGGGTCCTCTCCTGACTCGACTGGTTCTGTGGAGACGTCCATATCGTCCCATTTCGGTGGCATGAACTATCCGTCTTTGTTTAGTTCAAAGCCACCAAGTTATGGGGCTTCACAACAAACG ATACGTGAAGAACCACCATCATATTCAACATCTGTCCTACAGAAGCGTGAGTCATTTGACAACCCCATGGCGGGGCGTGGGGGTCGAAGTTCTGGATCTGGATCCCATGAGGATGTTGAGAAGAGTTCCGGGAACCCTCAATCTGGGAAAGCATTGTATGACTTCACAGCAGGCGGCGATGATGAG CTGAGTTTAAACTCTGGAGAAGATGTGGATATTGAATATGAGGTTGATGGTTGGTACTAC GTGAAGAAAAAGAGACCGGGAAGGGATGGGAAGATGGCAGGTCTGGTCCCTGTTTTGTATGTGAGCTCGTGA